One window from the genome of Williamwhitmania sp. encodes:
- the lepB gene encoding signal peptidase I, with product MKSILAFLKTKYFKFSLTSLIFVLWVVWIGNYYLLIGLGIIFDYYITQKVNWTFWKKRNVEKGKRSSAAEWVDALIFAAIAATLIRMFFIEAYTIPTSSMEKSLLVGDYLFVSKVAYGPKLPNTPISFPFVHHTLPLTSSTPSFVDWIQWPYKRLLGFGHVKRNDVVVFNFPEGDTVMLDDPNGDYYTACRQYGRDYIWQNFKNRIIYRPVDKCENYVKRCVAIPGDTIQVIHDSVFINGKPQVDIPGLQYHYFVRTNGTRINDIYLDQMGIPDDERTFNPSNSSYDQLHLSAENVEQMKQLPNVVSVDKYEDTAIGQMTKMIFPFSSDYPWTEDFFGPLWIPKKGATVELTLKNLPIYNRIIKVYEHNTLEVKDSSIYINGEKADHYTFKMDYYFMMGDNRHNSADSRFWGFVPEDHIVGKASFIWLSLNKDKSFPSNIRWSRMFSIIR from the coding sequence ATGAAAAGCATTTTAGCCTTTCTTAAAACCAAGTATTTCAAGTTTAGCCTCACATCGCTCATTTTTGTGCTATGGGTGGTTTGGATTGGGAACTACTACCTCCTAATCGGGCTGGGCATCATTTTTGACTACTACATAACTCAAAAGGTAAACTGGACCTTCTGGAAGAAGAGAAACGTGGAAAAGGGCAAGCGCAGCTCTGCGGCTGAGTGGGTTGATGCACTTATTTTTGCAGCCATTGCGGCCACACTTATTCGAATGTTTTTCATTGAGGCCTACACCATTCCCACCTCCTCCATGGAGAAGTCGTTGCTGGTTGGAGACTACCTGTTTGTGAGCAAGGTTGCTTACGGCCCCAAGCTGCCCAACACCCCAATCTCCTTTCCTTTTGTTCATCACACACTCCCACTTACCAGTTCAACCCCCTCGTTTGTGGATTGGATTCAGTGGCCATATAAAAGACTTCTTGGTTTTGGCCATGTTAAGCGGAACGACGTAGTGGTGTTCAACTTTCCAGAGGGAGACACCGTAATGCTCGATGACCCAAATGGAGACTATTACACCGCTTGCCGGCAGTATGGGCGCGACTACATTTGGCAGAACTTTAAAAATAGAATTATTTACCGTCCAGTTGATAAGTGTGAAAACTACGTGAAGCGCTGCGTGGCCATACCCGGAGACACCATTCAGGTAATCCACGATTCAGTATTTATCAACGGGAAACCACAAGTTGATATTCCCGGCTTGCAGTACCACTACTTTGTGAGAACCAACGGAACTCGAATCAACGATATTTATCTCGACCAGATGGGCATTCCCGACGACGAGAGAACGTTCAACCCAAGCAACTCCTCCTACGACCAGCTGCACCTCTCCGCCGAGAATGTGGAGCAGATGAAGCAGCTTCCCAACGTGGTTTCGGTGGACAAGTATGAGGATACAGCCATTGGGCAGATGACCAAAATGATATTTCCATTTAGCAGCGATTACCCCTGGACCGAGGACTTCTTTGGCCCGCTGTGGATACCCAAAAAAGGAGCAACTGTTGAACTTACGCTGAAGAATTTACCCATATACAACCGGATTATTAAGGTGTACGAGCACAATACGCTGGAGGTAAAGGATTCCTCTATCTACATTAACGGCGAAAAGGCTGACCACTACACCTTTAAGATGGATTACTACTTTATGATGGGCGACAACCGGCACAACTCCGCCGACTCCCGCTTC
- the dapB gene encoding 4-hydroxy-tetrahydrodipicolinate reductase yields the protein MKIALIGYGKMGREIETIAKERHHEVALIIDQDNLADLTAEKLAAVDVAIEFTSPKSAYQNVVSCLNAGKPIVSGSTGWVEHFPDAAALCKQLGGTLFYSSNYSLGVNIFFRVNQLLASLMGKAQGYSVAVEEIHHTQKLDAPSGTAITLTELISKELPGMDGWVLAPQKAENKISITSHREGSVPGTHSVVYASDVDEITFTHAAKSRKGLALGAILAAEFVIDKKGVFGMTDLLKL from the coding sequence ATGAAAATAGCCCTCATTGGGTACGGCAAGATGGGTCGGGAAATTGAGACCATTGCCAAAGAACGACACCATGAAGTGGCTCTAATTATCGACCAAGATAATTTGGCCGATCTCACCGCCGAAAAGCTTGCCGCTGTGGACGTGGCCATTGAGTTTACCTCCCCTAAATCCGCCTATCAGAATGTTGTTTCCTGCCTCAATGCTGGCAAACCCATAGTATCGGGTTCAACTGGCTGGGTCGAACATTTTCCCGATGCCGCAGCACTTTGTAAGCAGCTTGGAGGAACGCTCTTTTACTCCTCCAACTACAGCTTGGGTGTAAACATATTTTTTCGGGTGAATCAGCTCCTTGCTTCCCTTATGGGGAAAGCGCAAGGGTATTCCGTTGCCGTGGAGGAGATTCACCACACGCAAAAACTTGATGCCCCATCTGGAACGGCCATTACCCTTACCGAACTTATATCAAAGGAGCTTCCCGGCATGGATGGATGGGTTCTCGCCCCCCAAAAAGCTGAAAACAAAATTTCCATTACATCACACCGCGAAGGCAGCGTTCCAGGCACCCATAGCGTTGTTTATGCATCGGATGTGGACGAGATTACCTTTACCCATGCCGCAAAAAGCCGCAAGGGGCTTGCCCTTGGTGCCATATTAGCGGCAGAATTTGTAATAGATAAAAAAGGTGTGTTTGGTATGACCGATTTGCTTAAGCTATAG
- the rplT gene encoding 50S ribosomal protein L20: MPRSVNAVASRARRKKILKQTKGNFGARGNVYTVAKNTLEKGLGYAYRDRKKKKGIYRGIWIQRINAAVRAHGMTYSEFMGMVAKKGIAINRKVLADLAMNHPEAFDAIVKQVK; encoded by the coding sequence ATGCCAAGGTCAGTAAACGCGGTTGCGTCGAGAGCTAGAAGGAAAAAAATCCTCAAACAAACCAAAGGGAACTTTGGCGCTAGAGGTAATGTGTACACGGTAGCAAAAAATACCCTTGAGAAAGGTTTAGGCTACGCATACCGTGACCGTAAAAAGAAAAAGGGAATCTACCGCGGTATCTGGATTCAGAGAATCAACGCGGCTGTAAGAGCGCACGGAATGACTTATTCCGAATTCATGGGAATGGTTGCTAAAAAAGGTATCGCCATTAACCGTAAGGTATTGGCCGACCTCGCAATGAACCACCCCGAGGCATTCGATGCCATTGTTAAGCAGGTAAAATAG
- the rpmI gene encoding 50S ribosomal protein L35, which yields MPKMKSNSGAKKRFSLTGTGKVKRKHAFKSHILTKKSTKRKRFLTHTDTVSKVDTKRVKALLAK from the coding sequence ATGCCAAAGATGAAGTCAAATTCCGGCGCAAAGAAGAGATTTTCTTTGACCGGAACCGGAAAGGTGAAAAGAAAACATGCCTTCAAGAGCCACATCCTTACCAAGAAGTCTACAAAAAGGAAGAGATTCCTTACGCATACTGACACGGTAAGCAAGGTGGATACAAAAAGAGTTAAAGCTCTTCTTGCAAAGTAG
- the infC gene encoding translation initiation factor IF-3: MPRPGQQKDQQHAINEGIRAPMVRVVGENIENPGVFPVKEAVQMALDLELDLVEISPNADPPVCRIVDYQKFLYQQKKKQKELKAKASKIVVKEIRFGPNTDEHDYNFKLKHAEKFLQEGAKVKAFVFFKGRSILFKEQGEILLLRFAQDLEEAGKVEQLPRLEGKRMIMFIAPKPVVVKKK, translated from the coding sequence ATGCCAAGACCCGGGCAGCAAAAGGACCAACAGCATGCCATCAACGAGGGCATTCGTGCTCCAATGGTTAGGGTTGTAGGAGAGAACATTGAGAATCCAGGTGTTTTCCCTGTTAAAGAGGCAGTACAAATGGCTCTGGATCTTGAGCTTGACTTGGTTGAAATTTCACCAAACGCCGATCCGCCTGTTTGCCGAATTGTTGATTATCAGAAGTTTCTGTATCAGCAAAAAAAGAAGCAGAAGGAGCTAAAAGCAAAAGCCTCGAAGATTGTTGTCAAGGAGATTCGGTTTGGACCAAATACCGATGAGCATGATTACAACTTTAAGCTGAAGCACGCTGAGAAATTCCTTCAAGAGGGAGCCAAGGTGAAGGCTTTCGTATTCTTCAAGGGTCGTTCTATCCTCTTTAAAGAGCAGGGAGAAATTTTACTTCTCCGCTTTGCTCAGGATTTGGAGGAGGCTGGAAAGGTTGAGCAACTTCCAAGGTTGGAGGGCAAGCGAATGATTATGTTCATTGCTCCAAAGCCGGTGGTAGTAAAGAAAAAGTAA
- the thrS gene encoding threonine--tRNA ligase, with product MIKITFPDNNVREFPAGVTGMEIAKSLSDRLAKEVLSITVNGQVLDLTRPITQDSTIKLHKWDDEQGKHAFWHSSAHLMAEALEITFPGVKLGIGPAIENGFYYDIDLGDRSITEADLVQVEEKMVELAREKQEFVRRDVTKAEALKTYTQKGDPYKVELINDLQDGTITFYTQGQFTDLCRGPHLPDTSYIKAVKLLSIAGAYWRGNENNKMLTRIYGITFPQKKLLDEYLLMLEEAKKRDHRKLGRELELFTFSQRVGQGLPLWLPKGAQLRERLENFLKKVQRKYGYEQVITPHIGNKDLYVTSGHYAKYGKDSFQPIHTPEEGEEFLLKPMNCPHHCEIYKFKPRSYKDLPIRFAEFGTVYRYEQSGELHGLTRVRGFTQDDAHIFCRPDQLKDEFKKVIDIVLYIFKTLDFENFTAQISLRDPNNTEKYIGSDENWEKAERAIIEASAEKGLTTTTELGEAAFYGPKLDFMVKDAIGRKWQLGTIQVDYNLPERFELEYITSDDRRERPIMIHRAPFGSMERFVAVLLEHTAGKFPLWLTPDQVAILAISEKYNDYAKKVSLFLNNYDIRTLIDDRNEKIGKKIRDNELKKIPFMLIVGEKEEADSTVAVRRQGEGDKGSMTMEDFAKFLTQEVAKEVEEI from the coding sequence ATGATAAAGATTACTTTTCCAGACAACAATGTTAGGGAATTCCCGGCAGGAGTTACCGGGATGGAAATTGCCAAAAGCCTAAGCGATAGGTTGGCAAAGGAAGTATTGTCGATTACGGTAAATGGTCAAGTTTTGGACCTCACTCGTCCAATCACCCAGGACTCAACAATAAAGCTACATAAATGGGACGATGAACAGGGCAAGCATGCCTTTTGGCACTCCTCTGCTCACTTGATGGCCGAAGCGCTAGAAATCACATTTCCAGGCGTAAAGCTAGGCATTGGCCCGGCCATTGAGAACGGATTTTATTACGATATTGACCTTGGCGACAGGAGCATTACTGAAGCCGACCTCGTTCAGGTGGAAGAAAAGATGGTGGAGCTAGCCCGCGAAAAGCAGGAGTTTGTTCGCCGCGATGTTACCAAAGCTGAGGCATTGAAAACCTACACCCAAAAGGGCGATCCCTACAAGGTGGAACTAATCAACGACCTGCAGGATGGAACTATCACCTTCTATACCCAGGGCCAGTTTACCGACCTTTGCCGTGGTCCGCACCTTCCCGATACCAGCTATATTAAGGCCGTAAAGCTTCTAAGCATTGCCGGTGCTTACTGGAGAGGAAATGAAAACAACAAGATGTTAACCCGCATCTATGGTATCACTTTTCCACAAAAGAAGCTGCTCGACGAGTATCTCCTAATGCTGGAAGAGGCCAAAAAGAGAGACCATCGCAAGCTCGGTAGAGAGCTGGAGCTCTTCACCTTTTCGCAGCGTGTTGGACAGGGATTGCCATTGTGGCTGCCCAAGGGTGCCCAGCTGCGCGAACGTCTCGAGAACTTTCTTAAAAAGGTTCAGCGGAAGTATGGCTACGAGCAGGTAATCACCCCACACATTGGCAACAAGGACCTCTATGTAACATCAGGTCACTACGCCAAGTATGGAAAGGATTCTTTTCAGCCAATTCACACACCGGAGGAGGGAGAGGAGTTTCTTTTAAAACCAATGAACTGTCCGCACCACTGCGAAATATATAAATTCAAACCACGGTCATACAAGGATCTCCCCATTCGCTTTGCCGAATTTGGAACGGTTTACCGTTACGAGCAGAGCGGCGAGCTGCATGGTCTTACCCGTGTGCGGGGCTTTACCCAGGACGACGCTCACATCTTCTGCCGCCCCGACCAGCTGAAGGACGAGTTTAAGAAGGTTATCGATATTGTGCTTTACATTTTTAAAACGCTCGATTTTGAAAATTTCACCGCACAGATTTCGTTGCGTGACCCCAACAATACCGAGAAGTATATTGGTAGCGATGAGAACTGGGAAAAAGCAGAGCGAGCCATCATTGAGGCCTCTGCGGAAAAAGGCTTAACCACCACAACCGAATTGGGTGAGGCTGCCTTTTACGGACCAAAGCTCGACTTTATGGTAAAGGATGCCATTGGACGTAAGTGGCAGCTGGGAACCATCCAGGTAGATTACAATTTGCCTGAACGCTTCGAACTGGAGTACATCACCAGCGACGATAGACGCGAGCGCCCCATCATGATTCACCGCGCACCGTTTGGTTCAATGGAGCGATTTGTGGCTGTCCTTCTGGAGCATACCGCTGGCAAATTTCCACTATGGCTAACTCCCGATCAGGTTGCTATCTTGGCAATCAGCGAAAAGTATAATGATTACGCAAAAAAAGTTTCATTATTCCTAAATAATTACGATATTCGCACCCTGATTGACGACCGGAACGAGAAGATTGGTAAGAAGATAAGGGACAATGAGTTAAAAAAGATTCCCTTTATGCTTATCGTAGGTGAAAAGGAGGAGGCTGACTCTACAGTTGCCGTTCGACGTCAAGGTGAGGGTGATAAGGGCAGCATGACAATGGAAGATTTTGCAAAGTTCCTGACCCAAGAGGTGGCGAAGGAAGTTGAAGAAATATAA